The proteins below come from a single Stomoxys calcitrans chromosome 1, idStoCalc2.1, whole genome shotgun sequence genomic window:
- the LOC106092389 gene encoding uncharacterized protein LOC106092389 isoform X4, translating into MKKTIIPVLMDTYGLVKFWDFDTRPISSDENYWKKSLNWLIANDCYDRRQMRHCPNAMETMSHQMRAVSSPSLTDMGDHYQRVPSSNSSYTNTSNVTTTTATSQIDCKNAIANNAPTSNSAIVAVPQNVGVLQKFKRTLTNFNKQQSNGAAVTAINQQQPSAVSDNCAGGNLMVTDTEMSTADVTDGTSSNKYRFGHLVWRSSKERRKTKYNRRDKCNSGDSGIQIELENDEQFARALAANGGSLNGSTNGIGGGSSAGLLVGRKQEGLNSLRLRSVRRTNSAKVTSITDQTVSEALNKTKLLKRMYGNGEREAPESLPTRSLSQPNGLESCGMTRNDLDDSDSDSVTSHEEVSSSYYPIYAEVLYNFTAAGPQELGLEKGTLIEILRKEIGPWWFGRIKKEDVSLVEEILDPELGWFPKEFVRVIHSPDTDAFFLRHMVEEEQRQKEQENQLMGHMQINEQPPSLPSALPQSSSSMVNDSQMLNTSSSAPCTPVNTSSEDNCNSTIIDKHNVTTIVIESSSPPPPPSSLCSALLVVDGEHQQQQQHNERDLSEDTTQKQQQDNCTLNTSSTNSTLTTSALTGNGQTILSTSQSLNVLMGSTDILRRSAVKELLDTEVNYVKLLQAICEGYLPAMSKRIDIFSPNSIRLIFSNITAIYKFQRKFLDALRKGIEQNQVGKVFLKMHKGFLCYSTYCNSYPRALIELESYERVKDARTILDNCRESENLAELPLSAHLLAPVQRICRYPLHLAEIIKTSSKGAEPSPFSLHEYELIDVSQLDIPDTTETIDMALEAMKSITEAVNEGKRHSETIARHQASFQNFKGPPLHLHSSRFFVQIDATRQKQNLWNSSCTLFLFDNQLVYCKRDIIKRSHFIYKGRIFLDRCRVVNVRDGKMFGHTIKNSLRIYCEARDKCYDFSFRSANRKQRFLNTLALERQFSGKALYISEIPGLEYAFEERDYSDQSDYEGAENEQQRLKEFLYEANLNSALGNGNQTNTSGESSVPESPAKSFKYSDTLPKKSTQRLEATTATTTTTMATNHNEGQTTGGSLGRRRLGNWFRKPKSSASTPNQSPTHKHTHPPAAHSTGDLQLAGTEMGETYTVLEHAENGGVSS; encoded by the exons ATGAAGAAAACCATAATCCCTGTGCTTATGGACACCTATGGCCTGGTCAAATTTTGGGATTTCGATACACGACCCATTTCCTCTGATGAAAACTATTGGAAGAAATCTCTCAACTGGCTTATAGCCAATGATTGCTATGATCGTCGTCAAATGAGACATTGCCCAAATGCAATGGAGACCATG TCTCATCAAATGCGTGCCGTTTCCAGTCCCTCCCTCACCGACATGGGAGACCACTACCAAAGAGTACCCTCTAGTAATTCATCCTATACCAACACCTCCAACGTAACCACCACCACAGCAACTAGTCAAATTGATTGTAAGAATGCCATTGCAAACAATGCTCCAACATCTAATAGTGCCATAGTGGCAGTACCACAAAATGTTGGAGTTTTACAGAAATTCAAGCGTACTTTAACCAACTTCAATAAGCAACAGTCAAATGGAGCAGCAGTTACCGCAATTAATCAGCAGCAACCATCCGCTGTGAGTGACAACTGCGCTGGGGGCAACCTAATGGTCACCGATACAGAAATGTCAACAGCGGATGTTACCGATGGCACCAGCAGCAATAAATACAGATTTGGCCACCTGGTATGGCGTTCATCGAAGGAAAGGCGTAAGACCAAATATAATCGCCGTGATAAATGCAACAGCGGTGATTCCGGCATACAAATCGAACTGGAAAATGATGAGCAATTCGCTAGAGCTTTGGCAGCCAATGGTGGCAGTTTGAATGGTTCCACTAATGGCATTGGTGGTGGCAGCAGTGCTGGCCTGTTGGTTGGCCGCAAGCAAGAAGGATTG AATTCTCTTCGCTTAAGAAGTGTGCGACGCACTAATTCTGCCAAAGTCACCTCGATTACAGATCAAACGGTTTCGGAGGCTCTTAATAAGACAAAACTCTTAAAACGCATGTATGGTAATGGAGAACGCGAAGCACCCGAATCATTGCCCACAAGGTCGCTTAGTCAGCCCAATGGTTTGGAATCATGTGGGATGACAAGAAATGATTTGGATGATAGTGACAGTGACAGTGTTACCTCACATGAAGAAG TCTCCTCCTCCTATTATCCCATTTATGCTGAAGTCCTGTACAATTTCACTGCTGCCGGACCACAAGAGTTGGGCTTGGAAAAAGGCACCTTAATTGAGATATTGCGCAAAGAGATAGGCCCCTGGTGGTTTGGTCGCATTAAAAAGGAGGATGTCAGCCTGGTGGAAGAGATTTTAGATCCCGAATTGGGCTGGTTTCCCAAAGAGTTTGTGCGCGTCATTCATTCACCCGATACAGATGCATTTTTTCTGCGTCACATGGTCGAGGAGGAGCAAAGACAAAAGGAACAGGAAAATCAGCTTATGGGTCACATGCAAATTAATGAGCAACCGCCATCATTGCCCTCAGCGCTGCCACAATCCTCGTCATCAATGGTCAACGATAGTCAAATGTTGAATACATCCTCTAGTGCGCCATGTACGCCCGTTAACACCAGCTCCGAGGATAATTGTAATAGCACTATCATCGATAAGCACAATGTCACAACCATTGTAATTGaatcatcatcaccaccaccaccgccatcATCATTGTGCTCCGCATTATTAGTGGTGGATGGAgagcaccagcaacagcaacagcacaaTGAACGTGATCTATCAGAGGATACGACGCAAAAACAACAGCAGGATAACTGTACCCTCAACACATCATCTACAAACTCTACCCTCACCACCTCCGCACTCACAGGCAATGGCCAAACGATATTATCGACTTCTCAAAGCCTTAACGTTTTAATGGGCAGCACCGATATATTGCGTCGTAGTGCTGTGAAAGAACTGCTGGATACCGAAGTTAATTATGTCAAATTATTGCAAGCTATATGTGAAGG CTATCTTCCTGCTATGAGCAAACGTATCGATATATTCTCACCAAACAGTATACGCTTGATATTCTCCAATATTACAGCCATATATAAatttcaaaggaaatttttagaTGCTCTACGCAAAGGTATCGAACAGAATCAAGTGGGCAAAGTCTTTTTGAAAATG cACAAAGGATTTTTATGCTATTCCACGTATTGTAATTCATATCCAAGGGCTTTAATCGAATTGGAGTCATATGAAAGGGTCAAAGATGCACGCACCATATTAGATAA CTGTCGCGAATCGGAAAATCTAGCTGAACTTCCCCTATCTGCGCATTTGTTGGCTCCCGTGCAGCGCATCTGTCGTTATCCCTTGCATTTGGCCGAAATCATAAAGACCTCCAGCAAAGGGGCAGAGCCTTCACCATTTAGCCTGCATGAATATGAACTAATCGATGTTAGCCAATTGGATATACCCGATACCACAGAGACCATAGACATGGCCTTGGAGGCTATGAAATCCATAACCGAGGCAGTGAATGAGGGCAAGCGTCATAGTGAAACCATCGCCCGTCATCAGGCaagtttccaaaatttcaaaggtCCCCCTTTGCATTTGCATAGCAGCAGATTTTTTGTGCAAATCGATGCAACGCGACAAAAGCAAAATCTCTGGAACAGCAGTTGTACGCTGTTTCTATTCGATAATCAATTGGTCTATTGCAAGAGGGACATCATCAAGAGATCACATTTCATATATAAGGGAAGGATATTTCTGGATCGCTGTCGGGTGGTGAATGTGAGAGATGGCAAAATGTTTGGCCATACCATAAAGAACTCGCTAAGGATTTACTGTGAGGCCAGGGATAAGTGTTATGACTTTAGCTTTCGTTCGGCCAATAGGAAACAGCGTTTCCTAAACACCTTGGCCTTGGAAAGGCAATTTAGTGGCAAGGCCTTGTATATATCGGAAATTCCAGGCCTGGAATATGCCTTTGAGGAGAGAGACTATTCGGATCAATCCGACTATGAGGGAGCCGAGAATGAACAACAAAGGCTGAAGGAGTTTTTGTATGAGGCCAATTTGAATAGTGCTTTGGGTAATGGCAATCAAACCAATACATCGGGGGAAAGCTCAGTGCCTGAATCACCGGCCAAGTCTTTCAAATACAGTGATACCTTGCCCAAGAAGTCCACGCAACGTTTGGAAGCTACTAccgcgacgacgacgacgacgatggcGACTAATCACAATGAAGGCCAGACAACCGGAGGCTCCCTGGGCAGACGTCGCTTGGGCAATTGGTTTCGCAAACCCAAGAGCTCAGCCTCCACGCCTAACCAATCGCCCACCCATAAGCATACCCATCCCCCGGCAGCACATTCCACCGGTGATTTACAATTAGCAGGCACCGAAATGGGTGAAACCTACACAGTCTTGGAGCATGCCGAAAATGGAGGTGttagttcttaa